In Treponema vincentii, a single window of DNA contains:
- a CDS encoding sodium ion-translocating decarboxylase subunit beta, with protein sequence MLAHRAGEGGWSVGLVELLRLQSMKRRVRKTLLIIALILNIGLIPLQATTVFNLFDSTPAISIVGGADGPTSIYVGLDAFFLLIFRTLAVCIHIYTISILIMALKE encoded by the coding sequence ATGCTGGCACATCGCGCTGGAGAAGGCGGCTGGAGCGTAGGGCTGGTAGAGCTTCTAAGATTGCAGAGTATGAAAAGAAGGGTACGAAAAACGCTATTGATAATAGCGCTGATATTAAACATAGGTCTCATTCCGCTGCAAGCGACGACGGTCTTTAACTTGTTTGATAGTACCCCCGCAATTTCAATAGTAGGCGGTGCGGACGGACCGACTTCTATATATGTTGGGCTAGACGCGTTTTTCCTGTTGATTTTCCGAACGCTTGCGGTGTGCATACATATTTATACGATCAGTATCCTCATCATGGCTCTTAAAGAATGA